Proteins encoded in a region of the Agromyces protaetiae genome:
- the murC gene encoding UDP-N-acetylmuramate--L-alanine ligase: MTIKPDPSVRIPAELGNVHFVGIGGSGMSGIARLMLGDGHRVTGSDVRDSANIAALRELGAAVAIGHRAANLPDDTDTVVVTGALWQDNPEYQLALERGLPVLHRSQALAALIGGRRLVSVAGAHGKTTSTGMIVTGLLGVGADPNFVNGGVIADLGVSSASGRDELFVVEADESDGSFLLYDTSVALITNVDPDHLDHYGSREAFEQAFVDFADRARELVVISSDDPGATRVRDRLAHGAVVTFGAAADATVRVHSVETDGPVAFAIDYDGRTYRARLRVPGRHNAINAAGAFAVLVGLGHDPAAALAGIERFGGTGRRFELHGTVGGVSVYDDYAHHPTEVAAALEAARTVVGDGRIIAVHQPHTYSRTQAFATEFAEVLERFADETVVLDVYGAREDPVPGVTGELVSERFADASHVAFIADWQAAADHTARISRDGDFVITLGCGDVYRIVPQLLAALERERE; this comes from the coding sequence GTGACCATCAAGCCCGACCCCTCAGTGAGGATCCCCGCCGAACTCGGCAACGTGCACTTCGTGGGCATCGGCGGGTCCGGCATGAGCGGCATCGCCCGGCTCATGCTCGGCGACGGTCACCGCGTGACCGGTTCGGATGTGCGCGACTCGGCGAACATCGCCGCGCTTCGTGAGCTCGGGGCCGCGGTCGCGATCGGACATCGCGCGGCGAACCTCCCCGACGACACCGACACGGTCGTCGTCACGGGTGCGCTCTGGCAGGACAATCCCGAGTACCAGCTGGCGCTCGAGCGCGGGTTGCCCGTGCTGCACCGCTCGCAGGCGCTGGCGGCGCTGATCGGCGGGCGCCGGCTCGTCTCGGTCGCGGGTGCGCACGGCAAGACCACGTCGACGGGCATGATCGTGACCGGCCTGCTCGGCGTGGGCGCCGACCCGAACTTCGTGAACGGCGGGGTCATCGCCGACCTCGGTGTGAGCTCGGCGTCGGGGCGCGACGAGCTCTTCGTAGTCGAGGCCGACGAGTCCGACGGCTCGTTCCTGCTGTACGACACGTCCGTCGCGCTCATCACGAACGTCGACCCCGACCACCTCGACCACTACGGCTCGCGCGAGGCGTTCGAGCAGGCGTTCGTCGACTTCGCCGACCGGGCCCGCGAGCTCGTCGTGATCTCGTCCGACGACCCTGGCGCGACCCGGGTGCGCGATCGGCTCGCGCACGGCGCGGTCGTCACGTTCGGTGCGGCGGCGGATGCCACGGTGCGCGTGCACTCCGTCGAGACCGACGGTCCCGTGGCTTTCGCGATCGACTACGACGGCCGGACCTACCGGGCGCGGCTGCGCGTGCCGGGACGGCACAATGCGATCAATGCCGCCGGGGCGTTCGCCGTGCTCGTCGGGCTCGGGCACGATCCGGCCGCGGCGCTCGCGGGCATCGAACGGTTCGGCGGCACGGGCCGCCGCTTCGAGCTGCACGGCACCGTCGGCGGGGTGAGCGTCTACGACGACTACGCGCACCACCCGACCGAGGTCGCCGCGGCGCTCGAGGCCGCCCGCACGGTCGTCGGCGACGGCCGGATCATCGCCGTGCATCAGCCGCACACCTACAGCCGCACGCAGGCGTTCGCGACCGAGTTCGCCGAGGTGCTCGAGCGGTTCGCCGACGAGACGGTCGTGCTCGACGTGTACGGCGCGCGCGAGGACCCCGTGCCGGGGGTCACGGGCGAACTGGTCAGCGAGCGTTTCGCCGACGCGTCGCATGTCGCGTTCATCGCGGACTGGCAGGCGGCCGCCGACCACACCGCGCGGATCTCACGCGACGGCGACTTCGTGATCACTTTGGGCTGCGGCGACGTGTACCGCATCGTGCCGCAGCTGCTCGCCGCGCTCGAGCGGGAGCGCGAGTGA
- the mraY gene encoding phospho-N-acetylmuramoyl-pentapeptide-transferase, which translates to MRALLTAGALSLAFTLFLTPLFIRLFRRIGWGQFIRDDGPQSHHVKRGTPTMGGIIFILGALFGYFVATLLVSNEPPTPSGLLVLFMMVGLGIVGFVDDFLKTRKKQSLGLGGWAKVGGQVVVAGAFALLALQFPNAQNATPATTKISFIRDLPLDFMVFGTVVGIVLYVIWICLLTAAASNAVNVTDGLDGLAAGASILAIGSFVIIGFWQFNQSCFSESLDPADAYRCYDVRDPLDLAIVATAIVGGLIGFLWWNTNPAHIYMGDTGSLALGGALAALAILSRTELLLLLIGGLFVIETGSVIVQRAYFKLTRGKRIFLMSPIHHHFELKGWAEVTIVVRFWIIGGLLVAAGVGSFYFEWLQQ; encoded by the coding sequence GTGAGAGCACTGCTGACCGCCGGAGCGTTGTCGCTCGCCTTCACGCTGTTCCTGACGCCGCTGTTCATTCGGCTGTTCCGTCGCATCGGGTGGGGGCAGTTCATCCGCGATGACGGCCCGCAGTCGCACCACGTGAAGCGCGGCACGCCCACGATGGGCGGCATCATCTTCATCCTCGGTGCGCTCTTCGGCTATTTCGTGGCGACGCTGCTGGTGAGCAACGAGCCGCCGACGCCCTCCGGACTGCTCGTGCTGTTCATGATGGTCGGCCTCGGCATCGTCGGGTTCGTCGACGATTTCCTGAAGACCCGAAAGAAGCAGAGCCTCGGACTCGGTGGCTGGGCGAAGGTCGGCGGCCAGGTCGTCGTCGCCGGCGCGTTCGCGCTGCTCGCCCTGCAGTTCCCGAACGCGCAGAACGCGACGCCTGCCACGACGAAGATCTCGTTCATCCGCGACCTGCCGCTCGATTTCATGGTGTTCGGCACGGTCGTCGGCATCGTGCTGTACGTGATCTGGATCTGCCTGCTGACGGCGGCGGCGTCCAACGCGGTGAACGTGACGGACGGCCTCGACGGACTCGCGGCCGGCGCCTCGATCCTCGCGATCGGCTCGTTCGTGATCATCGGCTTCTGGCAGTTCAATCAGTCCTGCTTCAGCGAGAGCCTCGACCCGGCCGACGCGTACCGCTGCTATGACGTGCGCGATCCGCTGGACCTCGCGATCGTCGCGACGGCGATCGTGGGTGGACTCATCGGCTTCCTCTGGTGGAACACCAATCCCGCGCACATCTACATGGGCGACACCGGGTCGCTCGCGCTGGGCGGCGCGCTCGCGGCGCTCGCGATCCTCAGCCGCACCGAGCTGCTGCTGCTGCTCATCGGCGGTCTGTTCGTGATCGAGACCGGCTCGGTGATCGTGCAGCGGGCGTACTTCAAGCTCACGCGCGGCAAACGTATCTTCCTCATGAGCCCGATCCACCATCACTTCGAGCTGAAGGGGTGGGCGGAGGTCACCATCGTCGTGCGCTTCTGGATCATCGGCGGGCTCCTCGTGGCCGCCGGCGTCGGCAGCTTCTACTTCGAATGGCTCCAGCAGTGA
- a CDS encoding UDP-N-acetylmuramoyl-tripeptide--D-alanyl-D-alanine ligase produces MIALTLAEIAAAVGGELRIGGADATPETVVDGAVTTDSREIEPGGVFFAKRGEFDDGHRFAPSAAERGAALLVVERALELPVAQIVVPDSVDALGALATEVVARVRALGRLRVIGVTGSNGKTTTKNLLRTILEHAGPTVASRKSFNNEVGGPITMLELTEDTEFLVAEMGASAVGEIARLVRMARPDIGIVLKVGLAHAGEFGGIEQTVRAKSEMVTDLLPGGVAILNADDPRVVPMAGLTPARVVWFGLGDAADVRAIDLVAHARGTDFTIVVPSGETARVRFGVLGEHHVMNALAATAAAIELGVPVASVAEALEQVTLAERWRMQLMGGRDDISIINDAYNASPDSMAAALKTLAQVQRPGARTVAVLGEMSELGEFSGEEHDRIGLLAVRLGISQLIVVGQGARRLHISAINEGSWAGESAFVESADEAYDLVLASLQPGDTVLVKSSNSAGLRHLGDRLGEWFA; encoded by the coding sequence ATGATCGCGCTCACTCTGGCCGAGATCGCTGCGGCGGTCGGCGGCGAGCTCCGCATCGGCGGGGCGGATGCCACGCCCGAGACGGTCGTCGACGGCGCCGTCACGACCGACTCACGCGAGATCGAACCCGGTGGGGTGTTCTTCGCCAAGCGCGGCGAGTTCGACGACGGTCACCGGTTCGCGCCGTCCGCGGCGGAACGGGGTGCGGCACTGCTCGTCGTCGAGCGGGCGCTCGAGCTGCCCGTCGCGCAGATCGTCGTCCCGGACTCGGTCGACGCGCTCGGCGCCCTCGCGACCGAGGTGGTCGCCCGCGTGCGCGCCCTCGGCCGGCTTCGCGTGATCGGGGTCACGGGATCGAACGGCAAGACCACGACGAAGAACCTGCTGCGCACGATCCTCGAGCACGCCGGCCCGACCGTCGCCTCGCGCAAGTCCTTCAACAACGAGGTCGGCGGCCCGATCACGATGCTCGAGCTGACCGAGGACACCGAGTTCCTCGTCGCCGAGATGGGAGCGTCCGCGGTCGGCGAGATCGCTCGCCTGGTCCGCATGGCCCGGCCCGACATCGGGATCGTGCTGAAGGTCGGACTCGCGCACGCCGGCGAGTTCGGCGGCATCGAGCAGACCGTTCGCGCGAAGTCCGAGATGGTCACCGACCTCCTTCCCGGTGGGGTCGCGATCCTGAACGCGGACGACCCCCGTGTGGTGCCGATGGCCGGGCTCACTCCCGCCCGGGTGGTCTGGTTCGGCCTCGGTGACGCCGCCGATGTGCGGGCGATCGATCTCGTCGCGCACGCGCGCGGCACGGACTTCACGATCGTCGTGCCGAGCGGGGAGACCGCGCGCGTGCGGTTCGGCGTGCTCGGCGAGCACCACGTCATGAACGCCCTCGCCGCCACCGCGGCCGCCATCGAACTCGGGGTGCCCGTGGCATCCGTCGCCGAAGCGCTCGAACAGGTGACCCTCGCCGAACGCTGGCGCATGCAGCTCATGGGCGGCCGCGACGACATCAGCATCATCAACGACGCGTACAATGCGAGCCCCGACTCGATGGCCGCGGCGCTGAAGACCCTCGCCCAGGTGCAGCGCCCGGGCGCCCGCACCGTGGCGGTGCTCGGCGAGATGAGCGAGCTCGGCGAGTTCTCCGGTGAGGAGCACGACCGCATCGGGCTGCTGGCGGTGCGGCTCGGCATCTCGCAGCTCATCGTGGTGGGGCAGGGCGCCAGGCGACTGCACATCTCGGCGATCAACGAGGGCTCGTGGGCCGGCGAGTCGGCGTTCGTGGAGAGCGCCGACGAGGCGTACGATCTCGTCCTGGCCTCCCTCCAGCCCGGAGACACCGTGCTCGTCAAATCGTCGAACTCGGCGGGGCTCCGCCACCTCGGCGACCGACTGGGAGAATGGTTCGCATGA
- a CDS encoding UDP-N-acetylglucosamine--N-acetylmuramyl-(pentapeptide) pyrophosphoryl-undecaprenol N-acetylglucosamine transferase, which translates to MTTYLLAGGGTAGHVNPLLAVADRLRERDPDVDVLVLGTAEGLESRLVPARGYELLTIAKVPFPRRPNRQAVVFPARFRQSIDDVRRLIGAHGVDVVVGFGGYVSTPAYLAARRARVPVAIHEANARPGLANRLGARFSAATGVAFAGTPLPRAEVVGMPLRREIERLDRVASRAEAALAFGLDADRPVLLVTGGSLGARRINTTVVDSAERLLATGWQVLHLTGGSSEVADPGLEGYRMVEYADRMDLALALADAAVSRAGAGTVSELAALGIPAVYVPYPVGNGEQRFNAAPVVAAGGGLLVADQAFTPEWVTATLAPLLEDAPGVAAMARAAAAAGFRDGTDRMVALVDRALGGGARAAGDPA; encoded by the coding sequence GTGACGACCTACCTGCTCGCCGGCGGTGGCACCGCCGGTCATGTGAACCCGCTGCTCGCGGTCGCCGACCGGCTCCGCGAGCGCGATCCCGACGTGGACGTGCTCGTGCTCGGCACCGCCGAAGGACTCGAGTCGCGACTGGTGCCGGCTCGCGGCTACGAGCTGCTGACGATCGCGAAGGTGCCGTTCCCGCGGCGGCCGAACCGCCAGGCCGTGGTGTTCCCGGCCCGGTTCCGGCAGTCGATCGACGACGTGCGCCGGCTGATCGGCGCGCACGGCGTCGACGTGGTCGTCGGCTTCGGCGGCTATGTCTCGACGCCCGCGTACCTCGCCGCGCGCCGGGCCCGCGTCCCCGTGGCCATCCACGAGGCGAACGCCCGGCCCGGGCTCGCGAACCGGCTCGGCGCGCGGTTCTCGGCCGCGACCGGGGTCGCGTTCGCGGGTACGCCGCTGCCGCGAGCCGAGGTCGTGGGTATGCCGCTCAGACGAGAGATCGAGCGCCTCGACCGGGTCGCGTCGCGCGCCGAGGCGGCGCTGGCATTCGGGCTCGACGCCGATCGCCCGGTGCTGCTCGTCACGGGCGGATCGCTCGGGGCACGCCGGATCAATACGACCGTCGTGGACTCGGCCGAACGGCTGCTGGCGACCGGGTGGCAGGTGCTGCACTTGACCGGCGGGTCGAGCGAGGTGGCCGATCCGGGGCTCGAGGGCTATCGCATGGTGGAGTACGCCGACCGCATGGACCTCGCGCTCGCGCTGGCGGACGCCGCCGTGTCGCGCGCGGGAGCCGGCACCGTGAGCGAGCTCGCCGCGCTCGGCATCCCGGCGGTCTACGTGCCCTACCCGGTCGGCAACGGCGAGCAGCGGTTCAATGCGGCGCCCGTGGTCGCCGCGGGCGGCGGGCTGCTGGTCGCCGATCAGGCCTTCACGCCCGAATGGGTGACCGCGACGCTCGCGCCGCTCCTCGAGGACGCGCCGGGCGTCGCCGCCATGGCGCGTGCCGCCGCAGCGGCGGGCTTCCGCGACGGCACCGACCGCATGGTCGCCCTCGTCGATCGCGCGCTCGGCGGGGGAGCCCGCGCTGCGGGCGATCCCGCGTAA
- the murD gene encoding UDP-N-acetylmuramoyl-L-alanine--D-glutamate ligase: MAPAVTDVSPTRLDGLTSWHADWSGLRVAVLGLGVTGFAVADTLTELGADVLVLASKPDDERARILDVIGAGFVVDPLETAPPALVDFAPELVIASPGFHPDHAVLEWAAAGGIAVWGDIELAWRVRDKVRPADWILVTGTNGKTTTVQLTATLLAANGLRAAPCGNIGVPVLDAVRDPGGFDVLVVELSSYQLHHLRTTGPGALHPWSSVCLNLADDHLDWHGSFEAYRAAKAKVYANTRVACVYNRADEVTRGMVEDAEVEEGARAIGFGLDTPGPSDFGVVEGILCDRAFLEERHTAALEITTLGELEPRGLAAPHIVQNILAASALARSFGVPVGVIHDALLDFRLDAHRIETVALARGIRWIDDSKATNPHAAQASLTAFGRVVWIVGGLLKGVDADSLVAAHVGRLRAAVVIGRDRAALVAAFGRHAPGLPLFEVTADDTEQVMPEAVALAATVAEEGDTVLLAPAAASMDQFADYADRGRRFHHAVQAMLGGEAGDDSTQGLAPREDH, from the coding sequence ATGGCTCCAGCAGTGACGGATGTCTCGCCCACCCGCCTCGACGGGCTCACCAGCTGGCACGCCGACTGGAGCGGACTCCGCGTCGCGGTGCTCGGCCTCGGGGTCACCGGGTTCGCGGTCGCCGACACGCTCACCGAGCTCGGCGCCGACGTGCTCGTGCTCGCGTCCAAGCCCGACGACGAGCGTGCACGGATCCTCGATGTGATCGGTGCCGGATTCGTCGTCGACCCGCTCGAGACGGCGCCGCCGGCGCTCGTCGACTTCGCGCCGGAGCTCGTGATCGCGTCCCCTGGGTTCCATCCCGACCACGCGGTCCTCGAGTGGGCGGCCGCGGGTGGCATCGCCGTGTGGGGCGACATCGAGCTCGCCTGGCGGGTGCGCGACAAGGTGCGCCCCGCCGACTGGATCCTCGTCACCGGCACGAACGGCAAGACGACCACGGTGCAGCTCACCGCGACCCTGCTCGCGGCGAACGGTCTGCGCGCAGCGCCCTGCGGCAACATCGGCGTGCCGGTGCTCGATGCCGTGCGCGACCCGGGCGGCTTCGACGTGCTCGTGGTCGAGCTCTCGAGCTACCAACTGCACCATCTGCGCACCACCGGGCCCGGCGCGCTCCACCCGTGGTCGAGCGTGTGCCTCAATCTTGCCGACGACCACCTCGACTGGCACGGCTCGTTCGAGGCGTACCGTGCGGCGAAGGCCAAGGTCTACGCGAACACGCGCGTGGCGTGCGTCTACAACCGGGCTGACGAGGTCACGCGCGGCATGGTCGAGGACGCCGAGGTCGAAGAGGGCGCGCGCGCGATCGGCTTCGGCCTCGACACGCCGGGGCCGAGCGACTTCGGCGTCGTCGAGGGCATCCTCTGCGATCGCGCGTTCCTCGAGGAGCGGCACACGGCCGCCCTCGAGATCACGACCCTCGGCGAGCTCGAGCCGCGCGGCCTCGCAGCGCCGCACATCGTGCAGAACATCCTCGCGGCGTCGGCGCTCGCGCGGTCGTTCGGGGTCCCGGTGGGCGTGATCCACGACGCGCTCCTCGACTTCCGTCTGGACGCGCATCGCATCGAGACCGTGGCGCTCGCCCGAGGCATCCGTTGGATCGACGACTCGAAGGCGACCAATCCGCACGCCGCGCAGGCGTCGCTGACCGCCTTCGGGCGCGTCGTATGGATCGTCGGCGGCCTGCTCAAGGGTGTCGACGCCGACTCGCTCGTCGCCGCGCACGTCGGGCGGTTGCGCGCCGCGGTGGTCATCGGTCGCGACCGTGCGGCGCTCGTGGCCGCGTTCGGCCGACACGCGCCCGGGCTGCCGCTGTTCGAGGTGACCGCGGACGACACTGAGCAGGTGATGCCCGAAGCGGTCGCCCTCGCGGCGACCGTGGCGGAAGAGGGGGACACCGTGCTCCTCGCTCCGGCGGCCGCGTCGATGGATCAGTTCGCCGACTACGCCGACCGAGGCCGGCGGTTCCATCACGCGGTGCAGGCGATGCTCGGAGGTGAGGCTGGTGACGACTCCACCCAAGGCCTCGCGCCCCGCGAAGACCACTGA
- a CDS encoding Mur ligase family protein, with amino-acid sequence MTGSSSAALRPQHPSPRSLRGLADAFALEVRGDLDGLEVTGVSLASGAVQPGDLYVGVPGRHAHGADFAAAAVERGAVAVLTDAVGAARAADAAPGLPVLVVDDARAALGGVASWVYRTDENRATLIAVTGTNGKTSVVYLLFGILQQLGEVAGLTSTAERRIADEAVTSALTTPEASELHALLARGRELGARAVGVEVSAQALSRHRVDGLVFDVAGFTNLTHDHLDDYASMEAYFEAKLDLFQPDRARRGVVTVDSEWGRRLAAEAAIPVTTISTVPDVDADWRVDFGAETATHTDFTLAARDGRLVATRVPLLGRYMAANAALAIVLLVEAGVEFERISEALRRDGGIRAYIPGRAERVSGDHGPVVYVDYGHSPDAFLQTLAAIRRFAVGRIIMLFGADGDRDTTKRAEMGAIAARGADVVVVTDFHPRTEDPAAIRAALIAGAREAVPDREIHEVADPRAAFRAALALASEGDVILYAGPGHEDYHEVNGVKIPYSARDDARLALREAGWPA; translated from the coding sequence GTGACCGGATCGTCTTCGGCTGCCCTTCGGCCGCAGCATCCGAGTCCGCGATCGCTCCGCGGCCTCGCCGACGCGTTCGCGCTCGAGGTCCGTGGCGACCTCGACGGCCTCGAGGTGACGGGCGTGAGCCTCGCCTCGGGGGCGGTGCAGCCGGGCGACCTCTACGTGGGCGTCCCCGGGCGCCACGCGCACGGCGCGGACTTCGCCGCAGCGGCCGTGGAGCGCGGCGCCGTCGCCGTGCTCACGGATGCGGTCGGCGCCGCGCGCGCAGCTGACGCCGCGCCCGGTCTGCCGGTGCTGGTGGTCGACGACGCTCGCGCGGCACTCGGCGGTGTCGCGAGCTGGGTGTACCGGACCGACGAGAACCGGGCGACGCTGATCGCGGTCACGGGCACGAATGGCAAGACGAGCGTCGTCTACCTGCTCTTCGGCATCCTGCAGCAGCTCGGTGAGGTCGCCGGGCTCACCTCGACGGCCGAGCGGCGCATCGCCGACGAGGCGGTCACGAGTGCGCTCACCACGCCAGAGGCCAGCGAGCTGCACGCGTTGCTCGCGCGCGGGCGCGAACTGGGCGCGCGCGCGGTCGGCGTCGAGGTGTCGGCTCAGGCGCTGTCGCGCCACCGCGTCGACGGACTCGTGTTCGACGTGGCGGGCTTCACGAACCTCACGCACGATCACCTCGACGACTACGCGTCGATGGAGGCCTACTTCGAGGCCAAGCTCGACCTGTTCCAGCCCGACCGGGCCCGGCGCGGCGTGGTGACCGTCGACTCCGAGTGGGGACGCCGGCTGGCCGCCGAGGCGGCGATCCCGGTGACGACGATCTCGACCGTGCCCGACGTCGACGCCGACTGGCGCGTGGACTTCGGCGCCGAGACGGCGACGCACACCGATTTCACCCTCGCGGCGCGCGACGGGCGCCTCGTCGCGACGCGGGTCCCGTTGCTCGGGCGGTACATGGCCGCGAACGCGGCCCTCGCCATCGTTTTGCTCGTCGAGGCGGGCGTGGAGTTCGAGCGGATCTCCGAGGCGCTCCGTCGTGACGGCGGCATCCGTGCGTACATCCCCGGGCGTGCCGAGCGCGTGTCGGGCGACCACGGTCCGGTGGTCTACGTCGACTACGGTCACAGCCCCGATGCGTTCCTGCAGACGCTCGCCGCCATCCGGCGGTTCGCCGTGGGGCGGATCATCATGCTGTTCGGCGCCGACGGCGACCGCGACACGACCAAACGCGCCGAGATGGGCGCGATCGCCGCGCGCGGGGCCGACGTGGTCGTGGTGACCGACTTCCACCCGCGCACCGAGGACCCCGCGGCGATCCGAGCCGCGTTGATCGCGGGCGCGCGCGAGGCCGTGCCCGACCGCGAGATCCACGAGGTCGCCGACCCCCGCGCCGCGTTCCGCGCCGCACTCGCGCTCGCCTCGGAGGGTGACGTCATCCTGTACGCGGGGCCCGGCCACGAGGACTACCACGAGGTGAACGGAGTCAAGATCCCCTACTCGGCGCGAGACGATGCCCGGTTGGCCCTCCGCGAGGCGGGGTGGCCCGCATGA
- the ftsW gene encoding putative lipid II flippase FtsW codes for MTTPPKASRPAKTTEASGVHAARIRLGRVLRAESGDYFLLLGTTIFLVALGLVMVLSSSLVQSKLDEGDFLGQASRQGLWALFGVPIMLFASRMPQKFWMALAWPALAVACVMQVLVVATPLGIEVGGNRNWLALGSFSFQPSEAIKVALVLWLGLIVTKKQDKLDDFVHGLLPILLVGGGAIGLVLLGGDLGTVMVMAGMLLGALFLIGVKLRLLLVPVIVGAVLFGIVAVSSDSRLRRITSFLQENCTTIDQEDCWQSQHGMFALANGGIFGVGLGNSAAKWSWLPAADNDFIFAIIGEELGLIGAIVVIGLFALLAVALARVLRGAQTPFGRAATAAVTVWVIGQALVNIGVVLKVFPVLGVPLPLVSAGGTALLTTLFAIGVVLSVARDPEGTARFSMPFTGRRARSTTT; via the coding sequence GTGACGACTCCACCCAAGGCCTCGCGCCCCGCGAAGACCACTGAGGCGTCGGGCGTCCACGCGGCTCGTATCCGGCTCGGCCGGGTCCTGCGCGCGGAGTCCGGCGACTACTTCCTGCTGCTCGGCACGACGATCTTCCTCGTCGCACTCGGACTCGTGATGGTGCTGTCGTCGTCGCTGGTCCAGTCCAAGCTCGACGAGGGCGACTTCCTCGGCCAGGCCAGCAGGCAGGGCCTGTGGGCGTTGTTCGGCGTGCCGATCATGCTCTTCGCCAGCCGGATGCCGCAGAAGTTCTGGATGGCGCTCGCGTGGCCGGCGCTCGCGGTCGCGTGCGTGATGCAGGTGCTCGTCGTCGCCACCCCGCTCGGCATCGAGGTGGGCGGCAATAGGAACTGGCTCGCGCTCGGGTCGTTCTCGTTCCAGCCGTCCGAGGCGATCAAGGTCGCGCTCGTGCTCTGGCTCGGGCTCATCGTGACCAAGAAACAGGACAAGCTCGACGACTTCGTGCACGGCCTGCTCCCGATCCTGCTCGTGGGCGGCGGTGCGATCGGCCTCGTGCTGCTCGGCGGCGACCTCGGCACCGTCATGGTGATGGCCGGCATGCTGCTCGGCGCGCTGTTCCTGATCGGCGTGAAACTGCGACTGCTGCTCGTCCCGGTGATCGTCGGCGCCGTCCTGTTCGGGATCGTCGCGGTATCGAGCGACAGCCGGCTGCGACGCATCACCTCGTTCCTCCAGGAGAACTGCACGACGATCGACCAGGAGGACTGCTGGCAGAGCCAGCACGGCATGTTCGCGCTCGCGAACGGCGGCATCTTCGGGGTCGGGCTCGGCAACTCGGCGGCGAAATGGTCGTGGCTGCCCGCGGCCGACAACGACTTCATCTTCGCGATCATCGGCGAGGAGCTCGGATTGATCGGGGCGATCGTCGTCATCGGCCTGTTCGCGTTGCTCGCGGTCGCGCTCGCGCGCGTGCTGCGCGGCGCGCAGACGCCGTTCGGCCGGGCGGCGACCGCCGCGGTGACCGTCTGGGTGATCGGGCAGGCGCTGGTGAACATCGGCGTCGTGCTGAAGGTGTTCCCCGTGCTCGGCGTGCCGTTGCCACTCGTCTCCGCGGGCGGCACCGCCCTGCTCACGACGCTGTTCGCGATCGGTGTCGTGCTCTCGGTCGCGCGGGATCCCGAGGGCACTGCTCGGTTCTCGATGCCGTTCACGGGCCGACGTGCGAGGAGCACCACCACGTGA